From Rhodovastum atsumiense, a single genomic window includes:
- a CDS encoding LysR substrate-binding domain-containing protein: MPRPPLLLLALRAFAETGRLGSMKAAAGALGVTPGAISQQVKALERRLGLPLFERHNRELRLTGTGRQLLDPLVDAFARIEAAVDATERATGGHRHRPLLVSTSASFAAGWLVPRLGRFAALYPGIEVRIDATSALVEVGRGPGSADVALRHGLGDYPGLEVVRFLMPRLVPVGSPSRLATGPRLSRAEDVLHYPLLQNSDGADWALWLRAQGGNDAEGRALRGTRFPDDHLLVRAAVAGQGLALVAEFHAAEEIAAGRLAVALDLPWPSRFAYYVLTRPGPGRPPAALAFRDWVLREAAGCGDGLPPQPPPSATATRKVTNAAA, translated from the coding sequence ATGCCACGCCCACCGCTGCTCCTGCTGGCCCTGCGCGCTTTCGCCGAAACCGGACGGCTCGGCAGCATGAAGGCGGCCGCGGGCGCGCTGGGCGTCACACCGGGGGCGATCAGCCAGCAGGTGAAGGCGCTGGAGCGGCGGCTGGGCCTGCCGCTGTTCGAGCGGCACAACCGGGAACTGCGCCTGACCGGGACCGGAAGGCAGTTGCTCGACCCGCTGGTGGACGCCTTCGCTCGTATCGAGGCGGCGGTGGATGCCACCGAACGCGCGACCGGGGGCCACCGTCACCGGCCCCTGTTGGTGAGCACCTCGGCCTCTTTCGCCGCCGGCTGGCTGGTGCCCCGGCTGGGACGCTTCGCCGCCCTTTATCCCGGCATCGAGGTGCGCATCGACGCGACCTCGGCCCTGGTCGAGGTCGGGCGCGGCCCCGGCAGCGCCGATGTCGCGCTGCGCCATGGCCTCGGCGACTACCCGGGATTGGAAGTGGTGCGTTTCCTCATGCCGCGGCTGGTACCGGTGGGCAGCCCGTCACGGCTCGCCACCGGCCCGAGGCTGAGCCGGGCGGAGGACGTGCTGCATTACCCGCTGCTGCAGAACAGCGACGGGGCGGACTGGGCGCTCTGGCTGCGCGCGCAGGGCGGCAACGACGCGGAGGGACGCGCCCTGCGCGGCACGCGCTTCCCCGATGACCATCTTCTGGTGCGCGCAGCGGTGGCCGGCCAGGGCCTCGCCCTGGTGGCCGAGTTCCACGCCGCCGAGGAAATCGCCGCCGGGCGGCTGGCGGTCGCGCTGGATCTGCCCTGGCCGTCGCGTTTTGCCTACTACGTGCTCACCCGTCCGGGGCCTGGCCGGCCGCCGGCCGCCCTTGCGTTCCGGGACTGGGTGCTACGGGAGGCGGCCGGCTGCGGCGACGGCCTGCCGCCTCAGCCGCCCCCCAGCGCCACCGCCACGCGGAAGGTGACGAACGCCGCCGCATAG
- a CDS encoding MFS transporter — MPFRALSVHPRFRLGAVVVLGFLALALAFSARAALGLAMPVWERELGWSRGFVSGVAAVGLVVMACVAPWAGALVDRHGPRKVLVPGLAAVALGCVGVAGAERPWQFVLAYAGLASIGFGIVATHVVATAVARMTAGRRGLATGVATSGSTAGQFVLVPLIAALLAVASWRWGFLGIAMGAALLAMLALPILAVPAVARQGDRSRPPFAAELRFLAAQPTFHLLFWSFLICGFTSTGVIETHLLPYAALCGFAPMPGAVAYGVLSLVNMLGMMGAGWLTDRMNRPLLLAVIYAGRAVTFLLLLHVGDSYPALLLFAAAFGAVDYATVPVTASLVASHLGLRVMGLAMGVISAGHAAGGAAGALLGGWVFDHAAGYAWLWWGSLLAALVAAGLAAMIRMPALRAGTDAVPVD, encoded by the coding sequence ATGCCGTTCCGCGCCCTGTCCGTCCATCCCCGGTTTCGTCTCGGTGCCGTCGTGGTTCTTGGCTTCCTCGCGCTCGCGCTGGCTTTCTCGGCACGAGCCGCGCTGGGGCTCGCCATGCCGGTATGGGAGCGCGAACTGGGTTGGTCGCGGGGCTTCGTCTCGGGCGTGGCGGCGGTGGGGCTGGTGGTGATGGCGTGCGTGGCGCCCTGGGCCGGTGCCCTGGTGGACCGACATGGCCCACGCAAGGTCCTGGTGCCCGGCCTCGCGGCCGTGGCCCTGGGGTGTGTCGGGGTGGCGGGGGCGGAGCGGCCATGGCAGTTCGTGCTTGCCTATGCCGGACTCGCGTCGATCGGCTTCGGCATCGTGGCGACCCATGTCGTTGCCACTGCGGTCGCGCGAATGACGGCGGGCCGACGGGGGCTCGCCACCGGGGTCGCGACCTCCGGGTCCACCGCCGGTCAGTTCGTGCTGGTGCCGCTGATCGCCGCCCTGCTGGCGGTGGCAAGCTGGCGCTGGGGATTCCTCGGGATCGCCATGGGCGCCGCGCTGCTCGCCATGCTGGCGCTGCCGATCCTGGCGGTGCCGGCGGTGGCGCGGCAGGGCGACCGGTCGCGGCCGCCATTCGCGGCGGAACTCCGTTTCCTCGCGGCGCAGCCGACCTTTCACCTGTTGTTCTGGAGCTTCCTGATCTGCGGTTTCACCAGCACCGGCGTGATCGAAACGCATCTGCTGCCCTATGCCGCGCTGTGCGGTTTCGCCCCGATGCCGGGTGCCGTGGCCTATGGCGTGCTCTCGCTGGTCAACATGCTCGGCATGATGGGGGCGGGATGGCTGACCGACCGGATGAACCGGCCGCTGCTGCTCGCTGTCATCTATGCGGGGCGGGCGGTGACCTTCCTGTTGCTCCTGCATGTCGGTGACAGCTACCCGGCATTGCTGCTGTTCGCCGCGGCCTTCGGCGCCGTGGACTATGCGACGGTGCCGGTGACGGCGAGCCTTGTGGCCAGCCATCTCGGCCTGCGCGTGATGGGACTCGCCATGGGGGTCATTTCCGCCGGGCATGCGGCAGGCGGGGCGGCCGGCGCGCTGCTGGGGGGATGGGTGTTCGACCACGCGGCCGGCTATGCCTGGCTGTGGTGGGGATCGCTGCTGGCGGCCCTGGTGGCGGCCGGGCTTGCGGCCATGATCCGCATGCCGGCCCTGCGGGCGGGCACCGACGCCGTGCCGGTCGACTAA